The following are encoded together in the Phaseolus vulgaris cultivar G19833 chromosome 9, P. vulgaris v2.0, whole genome shotgun sequence genome:
- the LOC137822985 gene encoding uncharacterized acetyltransferase At3g50280-like, with amino-acid sequence MMDTPILQRVSECFIKAKHSTQKSNQICHLTPWDIAMLSAHYIQKGLLYKKPEPLVNQHDFIENLLEKLKHSLSLTLSHFYPLSGRLVTHKTKDPPFYAVFVDCTNNSGVKFIHATLDMTISDILSPLDVPPIVQSLFDHDRALNHDGHTMPLLSIQVTELLDGVFLGCSMNHCIGDGTSYWNFFNTWSEIFQAQGHEHDVPISHPPIHNRWFPNDCVPPINLPFKHHEEFISRYEAPLMRERIFHFSAESIAKLKAKANSECNTTKISSFQSLSALVWRCITRARRLGPDQKTSCKLSTNNRRRMEPPLAEEYFGNSIHTLGAGTARSGELLGNGLGWAAWKLHLAVVNHNDRVVLGWVREWLECPLIYQLGRYFDPYCVMMGSSPRFNMYGNEFGMGKALAVRSGYANKFDGKVTSYPGHEGGGSVDLEVCLSPLVMTALESDQEFMDSASSPSNTH; translated from the coding sequence ATGATGGATACTCCCATCTTACAACGGGTCTCAGAATGCTTCATCAAAGCAAAACACTCCACCCAAAAATCAAACCAAATCTGCCACTTAACACCTTGGGATATTGCCATGTTATCTGCACACTATATCCAAAAGGGTCTTCTCTACAAGAAGCCTGAACCACTTGTTAATCAACATGATTTCATAGAGAATCTGTTGGAGAAGCTCAAACACTCTCTTTCGCTCACCCTCTCCCATTTCTATCCATTGTCTGGTCGTCTTGTCACTCACAAAACCAAAGACCCTCCCTTCTATGCTGTTTTCGTCGATTGCACAAATAATTCTGGAGTCAAATTCATCCATGCAACTTTAGATATGACCATATCTGATATCCTCTCCCCGCTTGATGTCCCACCCATTGTTCAATCATTGTTTGATCACGACAGAGCACTCAACCACGATGGTCACACCATGCCGCTCTTGTCCATCCAAGTCACTGAACTACTGGATGGTGTTTTCCTAGGTTGTTCTATGAACCACTGTATTGGTGATGGCACTTCTTATTGGAATTTCTTCAACACGTGGTCCGAGATCTTTCAAGCTCAAGGCCACGAACATGATGTTCCCATATCCCACCCTCCCATTCACAATCGCTGGTTTCCGAATGATTGCGTTCCACCAATCAATCTTCCTTTCAAACACCACGAGGAGTTTATCAGCAGGTATGAAGCACCCTTGATGAGAGAGAGAATATTCCACTTTTCAGCAGAGTCTATTGCAAAACTGAAAGCAAAAGCCAACTCGGAATGCAATACCACAAAAATCTCTTCCTTCCAATCACTGTCAGCGCTTGTTTGGAGATGCATAACTCGGGCGCGGCGCTTGGGGCCTGATCAGAAAACAAGTTGCAAGTTATCGACAAACAACCGAAGAAGAATGGAACCGCCTCTGGCTGAGGAGTACTTTGGAAACTCGATTCATACGCTGGGTGCAGGAACAGCCAGGTCAGGGGAATTGCTTGGGAATGGTCTGGGATGGGCAGCATGGAAGTTGCACCTTGCTGTTGTAAACCATAACGACAGAGTGGTGTTGGGATGGGTGAGAGAGTGGTTAGAGTGTCCTCTGATATATCAACTTGGTCGGTATTTTGACCCCTACTGTGTGATGATGGGAAGCTCACCCAGATTCAACATGTATGGTAATGAGTTTGGAATGGGAAAAGCACTCGCAGTTAGAAGTGGGTATGCCAACAAATTTGATGGAAAAGTTACGTCGTATCCAGGCCATGAAGGAGGAGGAAGCGTAGATTTAGAAGTATGTCTTTCGCCACTTGTAATGACAGCACTAGAATCAGATCAAGAGTTCATGGACTCAGCTTCTTCACCTTCCAATACTCACTAA